CTAGTTTGAATTTGTCTTCCGGCATCGAGCAGATGTCTCAACAGTCCCAAACGATCGCAGCCGCCGCCACTCAGATGAATCAGAACCTAAATATGATCACAAGTTCGATCGAGGAAATGTCCGTTTCGGTGGGTGAAGTCGCAAAGAAAGCAGCCGATTCGGCAAAAATCGCGAGAGAAGCGAACAGTACGGCTCTCGAAACGGGCGGAGTCGTAAAAGAGTTAGGCGATAATGCTCGCGAAATCGGCAACGTAATCGAGAGCATTTCAAACATTGCGGCTCAAACCAAATTATTAGCGCTAAATGCCGCAATCGAAGCGGCTGGAGCGGGCGAGGCAGGCAGAGGATTTGCGGTCGTGGCTTCGGAAGTTAAGGAATTAGCTAGGCAATCGGCGGAATCATCGGAAGAAATCAAAAGTAAGATCTCGGCCATTCAAAAAAGCACTGAAAAAGTCACAGAATCGATCGGAAAAATCACTTCCGTCATCGCCGAAGTAAACCAGATCAGCGGTAGCATCGCCTCCGCCGTAGAAGAACAATCCATCACGACCAAGGAGATAGCGGCTAACGTTAGCCAGACATCCGTGACTTCCAACGATGTAACTAAAAACATCAATGGTATTTCTACGGCTTCGTTAGATGGAGCGAAAGAATCGAACAACGTATCGAATCTTGCAAAATCGCTGCAATCCTTAGCCGAAGTTCTAACTACGTTAGTCGCTCAATTTAAAATTTCAAACTCGGCTAATTGAAATAAATGGGCATGACGAAAATGGCGGAACCGATGAATCAAAAAAAGAGAATAACCGTCTTTGCCGTGGATGATTCTCTCATTTATCGGAATTTGCTTCGATCCGCGATCACGAGCGAGCCGGAATTCGAATTTTTAGGGGCCGCCATCGACGGAAAATTCGCCTTGCCTAAGATAAGTTACTTAAAGCCAGATTTCGTAGTAATGGACGTCGAAATGCCGCAAATGAACGGTTTGGATACTCTAGCGGAAATTAAAAAGAATAATCCGGAAACTCGAGTCATTATGTTCAGCTCTCTCACATCCGAGGGAGCAAAAACAACGTTACAAGCATTAGATATGGGTGCGTTGGATTTCGTCGCTAAACCCTCACACACAACGGAAGGGAGCGTCGATATAACCGAAACGCTCGGACTATTATCCGACAAGATCAAAACTATTTACGCGCAAGAGTCACAGCGATTTCAAGACCGTAAAATCGGAAAGCTCCACGGCGAATCGAATTTAAAACTTAAGAAAAAATACAATATTTGCGGGATCGGAATATCAACGGGTGGCCCGGTTGCCTTGCGAGAACTCGTCTCGAAGTTAAAACCGAATTTAAGAGGGATTATTGTAATAGCGCAACATATGCCGCCTCGATTCACGAAATATTTAGCGGAAAATCTTGCCGCAATCGGCGATTTCAAAGTAAAAGAAGTGTCGAACGAAGAAATTTTGGAAGAGGGATCCATCTATATAGCTCCGGGCGGTATGCAATTGGAATTAGTAAGGGATAAACGTGGAGTGGTCGGAAAGGTTTATCCGGGACCGTTAGAGGAATTATGCAAGCCTTCGGTGAATATTCTCTTCAAATCCTTGGCAGAGAATTTCCCGAACGAATCAATGGCGGTGATCATGACAGGAATGGGTGAGGACGGATATCTAGGAATGAAGAAAATGAAAGAAAGCGGAGCTTACCTGATCGCACAAAGCAGAGAAACATGTCTCGTTTTCGGTATGCCGAATAAGCCTGTGAAAGAAGGGATCGTCGACGAAGTATTAAGCATCGATTCGATTGCGGAAAGAATTTCAAGTTTTCTATCCAAGGATTTGGCCTAATGAGTGAAGAAATTTTAAAATTTATGAGCGCATTAAAAAAAGATACGGGGCTTTCCTTAAACGAGGAGAAAATCTATCTGATCGAGAGTAGACTTTCGGGATTGATGGAGGATTATAAAATGTCCTCCTATCAAGAATTAACGGATCGATTTCAAAATCATTCTGATCAAGAATTCCGCGAAAAGGTAATCGATAGAATTACGACGCATGAAACCAAATTCTTTCGCGATGATGGACTCTTCGAGGCGCTTGTCTCCAGAATTATTCCCGAGCTATTAGAGCAGCGCGCCCTATCCAACAGGAATCCATCCGGGCATTACTTGAAAATATGGTGTGCCGCGTGCTCGACAGGACAGGAACCTTACTCGATCGCAATGGAAATTAAAGAAAAGACGCCTGAAATCTTTAAGAAAACCAGAATTTTAGCCACGGATATCGCTTACGATACTCTCTTAAAGGCAAAGAGCGGAATCTATAGCAATTTTGAAATTAGCCGCGGACTCGAACCGAAGTATCTTAATAAATATTTTACTAAAATTTCGGATACAGAATATCAAATCAACGACGAGATAAAATCGATCGTGGAATTTAAATATCAAAATTTAATCTCGGACGATTTCCCGACGGGCTTCGATCTAATTCTATGTAGGAACGTCTCGTACTACTTCGATCATGACGATCGAAAAAAATTATTCAAAAAGATCGAAAAATCGATGAATCCCGATAGCTTTCTTATTCTTGGCTCGGCGGAATCCATCACGGATTACACATCCACGTTCATAGTACGCGAATTCGGAAAATTTCGTTACTACGAATTAAATCCAACAAATGTAACATTCTTTTCGAAAGGAGCTTGAGATGGCTACAGCAAAAATTCTAGCGGTCGACGATTCGGCTACGATGAGGAGTCTCGTGCAACAAACTCTCGGGTTGGGGGGTTACGAAGTTATTCTCGCCGTCAACGGTAGGGAAGGGATGGAGAAACTCGATTTAGAACCGGTGGATCTGGTGATCACCGACATCAATATGCCGGTGATGGACGGAATTTCATTTATCAAGGAAGTCAGAAAAAAGAATCAAACCATTCCGATCCTGACTCTAACCACCGAATCGGAAGAAGATATTAAACGACAAGGCGCCGAGGCGGGCGCAAACGGCTGGATCATTAAACCGTTTCGCCCAGTCCAGTTTTTAGACATTATCAAACAAGTTCTCCATTAATATGAATACCGCCGAAGAAAATAAATCCGAAACGATCGTTCCGTTACAACCGTCGACGAATATCATCCACGCAAGCGGCTTTGAAATTCCAGAAATGTTATACAGTGAGATATCGAAACTCGGTCAGACACGATTGATTTCGACCGTCTTATTCGAAGAAACGATAGAAAAATGCATAAATTTTCAGCCGCAGATAATTTTACTCGATTTGGATCTCATTCGCCCTGATTTGAATTCGAATTTGAAATTATTACGTAGGCTGTGTTCGGACGCGCTCGTTATCCTGATAGTTCCAAACAATCAATCGATAGGAGAGCTGAGTCATGTCGATTGGATCTGGTCCTATATTAAACGCGATAAACTTCAGGAAAATCTAAAGGATCGAATTTCGGAGGCATTGCAATTCATTAAGGAAAACTCCGACCGCATTCAATTAGGAAGCAGAAGGAACGAAAATCTTTCTTCCGAGCTCGAATGGCTGATTTGGAAGGAATCGCTATCCGGTATCACGGAATTGGAGCTAGGCAAGGGAATTCTCACGAGTCTAACTCGAAGCATGTTTCAGGGGCTGGGAATCGGTTCATTAGTCGGTCAACTGGATTTATGCGAATTTTTTATGCAGGAAGACAATGGAGTCGTACGAATCCCTGAAAAATTACTCTCAGTCGTCATTAACACTAAAAATCTATTAAGAGATAGAATCGAAAAAATAGAATATTTTAAGACATATTTGGATCGTTCCATCGAAAAACAGACGATGAATTCCTCGGACCTTAGGGCTTACATAGAGGAAATAATACAAACACTTAACCCGTTACTTGAAATAAAAAATCAATCCATCGTAATTATGAACGAATTCGAATCCGTCGATTTGATCTGTAATCGAGATTTCCTGCATTTTTCCATAACCGAAATTCTTGTGAATGCTATGAAATTTTCTCCGGATAATTCGGAGATCGTGGTCTCCTTTGTCAAAAGCGACGATAACTGTAGCCTTTTGTTCAAGAACGATGTTAGTTCCTTCATCGAAGGGGGTTCCGGAATTCCGGACGAATATTATTACAAAGTATTCGAACCTTTTTTCCGACTCAATAATCTTTACGACGAACGATTCTATTCCAACGAATTAGGAATGGGAATAGGATTGAATGTAGTTAGAAATTTAGCAAAGCAAATCGACTGCAGGACTTACCTATATGAAATTAAAAAAGGGAATACGGAAGATAAAACGCGAAGGGTGGCAATCGAATTAAAGTTCAAATTGGTTTCTTTAAAAAAGGAAAAAAAATCTTTGAGGATTTACGAAGATGGGAAGATCAGAAAAACGCATACACCTTTTTAAGGAAGACATCTACGTAACTAATTTCAAATCGAGCGAATTGTCGGAGAATCAGGGGGAAGACGCCGAAAAATCCCTATATCTAAAGAATTTATTCGAAAAATATTCGAGGATGCTGCAAAAAACCCCCGTCGGCACCGTTTCAATCGATTTCTTTCGGGCCGAGCAGGAGGAGCGATTTCGTTCAGTAGCAGCCGTCGGAAAAACTTTGCTATTACCCGATACGTCTGACAGAAATTCATATTCGCTTAACGATCCCAACTTGCTCAACTATTCATCGACGGTAAATGAAAGTGTATCCGCGGCAATGGATCGCTATTTATCTGCGAGGATTTCTTCCGAGCTGATTATTCCGATCCTCGTTCAAGACGGGGAATCGGGTAGGAAGCCGCTTGCCTATATTCATGTAGTAGCCGCCGAGCAACATTTTACGAAAGAAACAGCAGGCGAACTTGAATCTATTGCGGTTGAAATTTCCCAAAATATAGAGGAATGGAGTCGGGAAAAAATATCGCAAAGATTCATCGTTAGCGACCTTTCACAGAACGGAATCGGATTCGAGATTCCTTCCGCCGTTTCAAAGGATAATTTAAGTCGCTTTAGAAAGTACGCATTTAAACTCACTTTACCCAACCAAAGACCGTTTATTTTGGAGGGAACTTTGAGGTGGTGGGCAAAATCGGAAAACGGAAATATGAACGTCGGATTGAAACTCGAGCGGAAGGATCGGGATGAAATAGAAAAACATAGATTCGATATCTCGATAAAGCACCTTGAAAAATTGCTCGATAAATCGGACTCCCATTTGACGGAGTCAGGAGCCCGATCTCGCACCTCAGATAAGATGAATTCTTCCAGTTCTCTCTTATACATCGATCCGGATCCCTATTTCTCAAAGCGAGCAAATGAACTATTTAAGAACGAAGAATTAATGATCATTTTCGCCGATTCTTTAACGGAGGGATTGGTACAATGTGCAAAATGGTCTCCCGCAGTAGTCGTGACGGAGATCGAATCCGATAAGATTCACGTCATAGATTATCTGAAAGCTTTGCGAAAGATTTCTCCCGGAAGCCTGATTATAACGTATTCGAAAATGGAACACACAACGCTGAGCCTTAGCTCGTTCAATTGGATATGGGCCCAACTATTGAAGAAAAAGCAGGAAAAACAATTATTGGAATCCGTAAAGAACGCCCTAAGTTGGTATAAAGAGAAGATCCGCAATTATCAAAGCGTTCTTCTGGATGAAAAGAATCTATCGGGAGAAATCGATTGGTTACTCTGGAAGGACTATCAAAGAAATTCCGATCAGATGACGGTGGGAAAGAATATTCTAAATAGTATTTCTCATAGTTCTTCCCAGGGTATCGGTCTAGGCTCCTTGCTTACCTATCTAGACCTAGCCGAATTTGCCCTTAAAAAGGACGGTACCGATTGCCTGATTCCGAAGGACTTGATGAAATCAATCCTCGAAAACAAAAACATGATGAGGAGCTGGACAGAAAAATTGGATAAGTTAAAAAGCTTATTCGATTTGAAAGTCGTCCCCGAAACGTTGGATATCGTAGAAGTTCAATCGATCGTCAATAAGACCATCGCCGATTTACACCAAACGGCAAAAATAAAGAATAATCATATTATCTTTATGGATAAACGTCTAGAATACAAAGTAAAATGTAACCGGAAATTCCTTACCTTTTCGATCAAAGAAATTCTAGTAAATGCGATGAAATTTTCTCCGGAGCATTCGAAAATACAAATCATAATGTATCCGGAGGGTTCCATGTTAAACATCGATATCATCAATGAGATCGAAGTCGACAAAAGCGGGATTCGCGGGATTCCGAAACAGTATTCGGAGAGACTATTCGAGCCTTTTTTCAGAATGAATCATACGTATGACGAGCGGTTTCAAGAAGCGGATTTCGGTTTCGGGATCGGCTTGAATTTAGTGCAGAACCTGGCGAAACAAATCGATAATATCGTGAGAATATCCGAAATAAAAGATTATTCTAGCGCGGAACTAGCAAACAAAATAGCGACCGAAATACAATTACCGATTCTTTCAAGGCGGGGAGAACCGAACATTACCGAAGAGGATATTAGTAGGACGCATATCGTAAACAGCAGCCAAAGAGATTAATTGAGTAATTTCGCGGGAAGTTTAAAGCTCATGGAATCCTCTCTGGATTCGGGAAAAAGCTGCACGTTTACGTCCGGGTAGAAGTGACGCAGTTTCTCGATAATCTCATCCACTAAAATCTGCGGAGTTGAAGCTCCGGCGGTAATTCCAAGGGTGTTAATTCGATTGTTTATTAAATATTCCTTATTCAAATCGTCCGCCGACGTGACTTTAAACGAAGCAGGTTTGGACTTTTGCGCCAATTGCAATAACCGCAACGAGTTGGAACTATTATCCGCGCCGATTACCAACATTGCATCGATTGAATCCATCATTTGTGCGACCGCTTCTTGGCGCTCCGTCGTTGCGTAACATATATCGTCTTTCGCCGGATGTTCGACTGTCGGGAACAATTCGGCTATTTTCTTAACGATCAGCTGAGTATCGGCGACCGATAAGGTTGTTTGCATTAAATACGTGATCGGATTTTCCCGATTGATTTTCTCAACGAGCTTTTCCACATCCTCCGGAGATTCCACTAGAAACATCTGTGCTTCACCCATGGTTCCGATCGCTTCGTCGTGTCCTTGGTGACCGATATAAATAATCTGGTAATCTTCCTTATATCTTCTAGCTTTCCTATGAACTCTTGTCACTAACGGACAGGTCGCGTCGCCGATCTGCATATTCCTAAGTTTAGCATCCTCCACGACTGCCGGCGAGACTCCATGAGCGGAAAAAATCACCGTCGCTCCGTCGGGCGCCTCGTCCAGTTCGCTTATGAAACGAATTCCTCGCTTTTTCATATCTTCGACAACGCGCCGGTTGTGGACGATCTCCTTTCGAACATAAATCTGCTCGGAGGATTGCGCTTGTACTTGCTCCACATACGAAATTGCGTATTTTACACCCGCGCAAAAACCTCTGGGATTGGCTAAGTAAATGGTCTGAAGCATACTCGTTTCAGCATGTACGAGACTTCCACTTGGGGCAAGTACTTTCACGGCGGTTTTATTCGGCTCCGAAGGTCCTTTTATTCTATTCGATAACTGCTCCCCGGGTATGCCAGGGTAGTTCCAAAAGGGACATATCCGAAGGAAGTCGGAAGGTTTCTTTTATCGGATTCGCTCGGAAAAAGTATCTACTCGGATTTTACGAATTGGACGATCCAAATGGTGAAGAGGTCAAGGAAGACCTCTAGGAAAGTCACATTCCTCGAAAGAGGATTCGGATTCAAGGAGGAACCGAATGATTATTAACCACAACATAAGCGCCATTTTCGCTCATAGAACATTGAAGTTCAATAGCGAAAGCATGACTAAAGACATTGAAAAACTGTCTTCCGGTATGCGAATCAACCGTGCAGGTGACGACGCTTCCGGTTTGGCAGTGTCCGAGAAAATGAGGACTCAGGTCGGCGGTTTACGCAGGGCGGAACAAAATACCGAGGACGGTATGTCTCTGATCCAAACGGCGGAAGGGTATCTGCAAGAAACCCATGAAGTCGTTCAAAGGATTCGCGTTCTGGCAGTACAAGCCGCGAACGGAATCTATTCCGAGGAAGACCGTCAGCAAATTCAAGTAGAAGTCTCTCAGTTGGTCGACGAGATTGACAGGATTGCTTCTCAGGCCGAATTCAACAAGATGAAGCTTCTTACCGGAGCTTTCGCTCGTTTGAATCCGACCGCAAGTATGTGGTTCCACATGGGTGCTAACATGCACCAGAGAGAAAGGATATACATCGAAACGATGAACACCGCGTCTTTGGGTCTTAGAAACCCGACCGTGTTGACCTTTATCTCTCTTTCTACGGCGGGAAAAGCCAACTCCGTAATAGGATTGGCAGACGATGCACTCAGACTGATCTCTAAGCAGAGAGCGGACCTGGGAGCTTATTACAACCGTTTGGAACATGCCGCTAAGGGGTTGATGAACGCTTACGAAAACATCCAGGCTGCAGAGTCTCGGATCCGTGACACGGATATGGCTGAACAAATGACCAGCTTTACCCGCTATCAGATCTTGACGCAAGCTGCGACCGCGATGCTCGCGCAAGCGAACATGAAACCGCAAACCGTGCTGCAGCTATTGAAGTAATTTAATGGCTCACCGATCGGTTTCTTAGTAGGGGCCGGTCGGGCACGTCCTTAAGCGAATGCAGGTTCTTTCGACGGGACCGACGGATTTATAATTTTGTTATAAATCGCCGTACGACTCTGAAGCCTAACGTTCTTTCAAAGAACCGTTGGGCTTTTTTTTGCCTAAAAAATCTTACGATCGAAATCTAAAAATTTCTTTCTCTCTGTCCGGCAAATGCAAGAACTTCAATTTAGGATAAAAATCGGATTCGCTCCTTCCAATAAAACAGGGTAGATAACCCGCAATCCGGAAATTTCCAAATTGGGTTTCAATCCCGGGAGAATTTTTTGAAGTTCAGATTCGACTCTGTTTTCTTTTTACTTAGTTTATATTTTCTCTTTCTGATTCTAGGTTTAGGCTCGTTTCCTCTGATTGATTGGGATGAGAATATCTACGGAGCTGCGTCCAAAGGAATGTTCGTATCCGGGGATTTTTTTAGAATCACCGTCAACGGTCAGTTATTTACCGAAAAACCGCCTTTGTATTTTTGGCTGGCCGCAATTTCCTATTTTACGTTCGGACTGAACGAATTCGGAACGAGATTTCCTTCCGTTTTAAGCGCAGTGTTAGCTTTCGGAACGATTTATTTTTTTGGAAAACGACTCCGTTCATCCAAGTTCGGGATCATTTGGGCCCTTTTGTATTCTTCTTCTTTACTTCCGTTGGTTCTCGCAAGAACGGCATATATCGATCATCTATTCAATACCTTCATCTTTCTAGGCGCCGTCGGACTTTGTTTATATGATACGGATATACGGAAACAAACTCCCGGAGCTTGGAAATGGCTTATCGCCGCCTCTGCCAGTATGGCCTTAGCCGTTCTCGCGAAAGGTCCTCTAGGTCTCTGCATTCCGGTCGCATCGTTTATAGCGATGAGAATCTTCGAACGAAGATTTCAAATCTCCATCATCCATACCGCAATCGGTGCGGTCGTTTTTATCGGAGCAGTCTCGGTCTATTATTTAACGGATTACCTTCTTCATGGCGAGGAATTCTTACAAGGATTTCTGGAATTCCAGAGAAAGCTATTAACCAAGTCCCTGGAGTCGCATACCGGTCCTTGGTTTTATCATTTCATCGCGGCATTGATCGGATTCTTTCCCTGGACTCCGTTTCTGTTCGCATATATTTCCAAGGGCAGACGAGAAATTTTAAAAGAAGACGGGATTCGCCAGGTTTCGTTGCTAATGATCGCTTGGACAGGAATCGTATTGATTATTTTCTCCATCGTTCAGACCAAGCTTCCCCATTACTCTTCCTCGATTTACTTTCCTCTTTCCTTCTTCACAGCATTGGTTCTGGAACGATTCGGGGCGGAGCTTGTGCTTAAAAAATGGATTATTCTTTCCTTTCTTTCATTTTCTTGCATAGTAAGCGTTTTATTTTTAGGACTTCCGATACTTGCGAATTATTTGATACGATCAGGATTCTCCGATGAAAAAGTATTTCCCGAATTCGGAATTATCGATTCGATTCCCGGTTTAGTTCTTTTAGCAGGGATCTTATTCGCATATTTTCGGGTTAGAAGCGTAACTCCAGGCGATTTATCCGGGAAATTCATCTTTCCGGTCTGGGTAACCTTACTCGTGTTCCTAATTTCTCTTTCAGTGACGCTTGCTCCGAAAGTAATCGATCTGCTCCAGGGGAAAACATTACGATTATTCGATAGAGCCGTTCGAGAAGAAGGAGGGGAGGTCATTTTTTATAAGTATCTTTCCTTTTATCCGATGTTCTATCGGGACCAACCGATCCATATCGTCGGAAGTTATAAATTTAAGGACGAATCGGATTTGCTGAATCATCCTCCTGAAGGGAAGAAACTGTTTATTATCGGAAATGCAAATAGCCAGACGGAATTGATTTTTCTTTACCCGAATCGTAAATTTGTCCCGATAGAAACGGAAGGCGGATTGGTGCTATTACGGGTCTTATAATATCTAAGACGATTCTAACCGTTCGATAATGATCTCGCCCTTTTAAACGCAAGCGGTGAGATCCATCGGAGATCTATTCTTCTTTGTATTTCAATAATTGAAGTTCGAAATTGAATCGTTGAATCTTAGCAACCGTGTGCAAAATCAGTCCGATCGAAAAATTGAGTATGGATGCGATCATTAAACCCGTGGCCAAAATGGCGAGCGGGACATGATATACGTATTTGTATTTCCAATAATCCCATACTGCCTGACTCCCCGAAGCGATCGCGGCAATAAACGCAAGGACCGACAAGAAACCGAAAAAATGCATCGGTTTATAATCCTTAAAAATCCAGAGAATATTATTAACGACTCGATAGCCGTCCCGAAACGTATTCAATTTCGAGAAACTACCGGAAGGTCTATCCTTGTACTGGATCGGAATCTCCCGAATCGCGAACCTTTTATCCAAGGCATGCAAGGTCATTTCGATTTCTAATTCGAAACCGGAAGCTAAAATCGGATAATTCTTTACGAATTTTCTAGAAAATACGCGATACCCGCTCATCGCATCGCGCAGTTTGACGCTGAAAAGAAAATTGATCAGCCTAATGACGAGTTGATTTCCTAAAGAGTGGAACATTCTCTTATTTTCCCGACTATAATCACCCCGACTTAATCTATCGCCGACTACCATATCGAGTTCGTTCTTAATTAATTCGTCCGTCAATTTCCTGACTTCTTCGGCGGGATATGTAGTGTCCGCATCCGACATTATATAAATATCCGCATCCGCTAACGAAAAAGCCTTTCGAACCGCATTGGCTTTTCCCTGTCTATTCTCGAACAAGACCGAACCTTTTATTTTATGTTTCTTAAATGTCTCCGTCGCGATCAGATTTGTTTTATCTTTGGAGTTATTATCCACCACCCAAAAAACGGCATTAGGTAATTCTTTGTAAAAGGAGAGAATCGTTTCGCGAATCGTAATCTCTTCGTTGTAAGCGGGAATGATCACCGCTATACGCTTATCTTTCATAGTATTGCTAATCCGTTACCTTCAAGAACACGAGAATCGTGCTTTCGTAGAAACCAAAAAGTGAGTTAGCTGGAATAAGCAAAGACCTTTTTAAAGCCGAAAAAAAGTTTTATTAAAAATCCTATGGGCAGCAATTAGGTCAATACGCCGCCATGATAACAAACACCGTAACGCCTGAAATGGACCGAATTTAAATGAATTTCCGAAACTGGAAACGATCTCTCCTGGGTATTTTCGCCACAATCATCGTAACCATCTTGGGGTTCAATGCGTGGAGTCTTTTTTTTCTACGTTCGGATATTAAACCGAAATTGATCCCGGATAATATTCAATCCGGAGGACGGGAAATCCAGGATCCCTATCTAAAATCGACTAAACTGAAATGGGTTAAAACTGCAATTCATTTGCATAGCAATCAGGCTTGGTTTACGCCAATCAGAAACTCACCGGAAGAAATCCTAGAGGTTTATTCCAAGAATGGATATCAAATTCTCGCGTTCACGGATTATGAAAGAGTAACTAAAGTAGAATCAAATAAGACGGCCCAAATCCCAGGCTACGAGTGGGGGAGAAATCTTGTAAAGAGGCATCTCACCGTTTTGGGTGTCGAAGAAGCAGACCATGATTTTTTTCCCTTATTCGCTTTTCCCGAAAATATACAATGGGAGATCGATAGTCTTCGGAAAAAAGGCGCATTTGTCGCAATCAATCATCCGCTACTAAACGATAGTTTTCCTCTGGGAATTCTGGAAAGACTAAGAGGATACAATGCAATCGAAGTACTATCACCGTTCGGAGATATACTTACTTATTGGGATCAATTGCTGAGCCTTGGCGTATCTTCTTTCTGCATGGCAGGGGACGACTTGCATTATCTTCCGAAGGAAGAATACTTAAAAGTCGCAAAAACAGGATTTCCTAGCTTACGTCAAATTGCCACCGAGTGGTACGACGAAGATGGTGAATCCCTTATGCGGTACATTCTTTTAAACACGAACTCCGTGGATAAGAACGATGTTCTCGCAGCCCTCAAAGACGGTAATTACGCTTGCGTTAGAAAAATGTCCCGAGTTCTGAGCGATCCAAAGGTTAAAGCTTTCGGAATCCGGAATGGGGGAGAGGTCTTTTACGAATTTGAGGAAACTCCTTTAAGCGTTGATTTTATCGGTAGGAACGGAGAGACATTGTCTAGATCGTACGGCAAGAAAACAGGAACGTATCGGTTTCGTCCGGGAGACTTGTACGTCAGAATACAAGCCTTCTTACCGACTGGTTTAATCTTAAGTAATCCTTTCTATCGAAGGGATATTTCGAACTAGCTCATTCTTATTGTTTACCGGATTCGAGATCCAGCCGGAGCTTTTTTTCTTGACAGATCCGTTTTGGAAACAGTCAGATTAGTTGAAATGGAGTTTTCTCCTAAAAAGACGATCGGTTTCGTACTTGCGCTCGGTTTTGTTGTGCAGATTACCTGCGCCTCTTTAACTAGTCTGTTAGGAGTTTGTCCTGTCGGGACTGCATCGATAGGAATCAAAAGTTCTTCGTCAGGAGATGACCTACCTCCCTGCCACAAATCTTCCCAAGCTGAAGAGAAATCTTCGTCTTCCGATTCCTCCGGAACCGATTGCTGCCAAAAGGGAATGACCGCATCCTTCGAAGCGGCCGCTCACCGAATATCGCTGGAAAAAATAAAATCTCAGTTCATTCACTTATTTTCCGTTCTCCCCATCAGAATCGCCTCTCAAATCATCCTCGAGCAAGGGCGAATCCGTGCCGATGGA
The sequence above is a segment of the Leptospira fainei serovar Hurstbridge str. BUT 6 genome. Coding sequences within it:
- a CDS encoding CheR family methyltransferase, whose translation is MSEEILKFMSALKKDTGLSLNEEKIYLIESRLSGLMEDYKMSSYQELTDRFQNHSDQEFREKVIDRITTHETKFFRDDGLFEALVSRIIPELLEQRALSNRNPSGHYLKIWCAACSTGQEPYSIAMEIKEKTPEIFKKTRILATDIAYDTLLKAKSGIYSNFEISRGLEPKYLNKYFTKISDTEYQINDEIKSIVEFKYQNLISDDFPTGFDLILCRNVSYYFDHDDRKKLFKKIEKSMNPDSFLILGSAESITDYTSTFIVREFGKFRYYELNPTNVTFFSKGA
- a CDS encoding sensor histidine kinase produces the protein MNTAEENKSETIVPLQPSTNIIHASGFEIPEMLYSEISKLGQTRLISTVLFEETIEKCINFQPQIILLDLDLIRPDLNSNLKLLRRLCSDALVILIVPNNQSIGELSHVDWIWSYIKRDKLQENLKDRISEALQFIKENSDRIQLGSRRNENLSSELEWLIWKESLSGITELELGKGILTSLTRSMFQGLGIGSLVGQLDLCEFFMQEDNGVVRIPEKLLSVVINTKNLLRDRIEKIEYFKTYLDRSIEKQTMNSSDLRAYIEEIIQTLNPLLEIKNQSIVIMNEFESVDLICNRDFLHFSITEILVNAMKFSPDNSEIVVSFVKSDDNCSLLFKNDVSSFIEGGSGIPDEYYYKVFEPFFRLNNLYDERFYSNELGMGIGLNVVRNLAKQIDCRTYLYEIKKGNTEDKTRRVAIELKFKLVSLKKEKKSLRIYEDGKIRKTHTPF
- the ispH gene encoding 4-hydroxy-3-methylbut-2-enyl diphosphate reductase, with product MLQTIYLANPRGFCAGVKYAISYVEQVQAQSSEQIYVRKEIVHNRRVVEDMKKRGIRFISELDEAPDGATVIFSAHGVSPAVVEDAKLRNMQIGDATCPLVTRVHRKARRYKEDYQIIYIGHQGHDEAIGTMGEAQMFLVESPEDVEKLVEKINRENPITYLMQTTLSVADTQLIVKKIAELFPTVEHPAKDDICYATTERQEAVAQMMDSIDAMLVIGADNSSNSLRLLQLAQKSKPASFKVTSADDLNKEYLINNRINTLGITAGASTPQILVDEIIEKLRHFYPDVNVQLFPESREDSMSFKLPAKLLN
- the cheB gene encoding chemotaxis-specific protein-glutamate methyltransferase CheB, which produces MGMTKMAEPMNQKKRITVFAVDDSLIYRNLLRSAITSEPEFEFLGAAIDGKFALPKISYLKPDFVVMDVEMPQMNGLDTLAEIKKNNPETRVIMFSSLTSEGAKTTLQALDMGALDFVAKPSHTTEGSVDITETLGLLSDKIKTIYAQESQRFQDRKIGKLHGESNLKLKKKYNICGIGISTGGPVALRELVSKLKPNLRGIIVIAQHMPPRFTKYLAENLAAIGDFKVKEVSNEEILEEGSIYIAPGGMQLELVRDKRGVVGKVYPGPLEELCKPSVNILFKSLAENFPNESMAVIMTGMGEDGYLGMKKMKESGAYLIAQSRETCLVFGMPNKPVKEGIVDEVLSIDSIAERISSFLSKDLA
- a CDS encoding response regulator is translated as MATAKILAVDDSATMRSLVQQTLGLGGYEVILAVNGREGMEKLDLEPVDLVITDINMPVMDGISFIKEVRKKNQTIPILTLTTESEEDIKRQGAEAGANGWIIKPFRPVQFLDIIKQVLH
- a CDS encoding DUF1577 domain-containing protein, which codes for MGRSEKRIHLFKEDIYVTNFKSSELSENQGEDAEKSLYLKNLFEKYSRMLQKTPVGTVSIDFFRAEQEERFRSVAAVGKTLLLPDTSDRNSYSLNDPNLLNYSSTVNESVSAAMDRYLSARISSELIIPILVQDGESGRKPLAYIHVVAAEQHFTKETAGELESIAVEISQNIEEWSREKISQRFIVSDLSQNGIGFEIPSAVSKDNLSRFRKYAFKLTLPNQRPFILEGTLRWWAKSENGNMNVGLKLERKDRDEIEKHRFDISIKHLEKLLDKSDSHLTESGARSRTSDKMNSSSSLLYIDPDPYFSKRANELFKNEELMIIFADSLTEGLVQCAKWSPAVVVTEIESDKIHVIDYLKALRKISPGSLIITYSKMEHTTLSLSSFNWIWAQLLKKKQEKQLLESVKNALSWYKEKIRNYQSVLLDEKNLSGEIDWLLWKDYQRNSDQMTVGKNILNSISHSSSQGIGLGSLLTYLDLAEFALKKDGTDCLIPKDLMKSILENKNMMRSWTEKLDKLKSLFDLKVVPETLDIVEVQSIVNKTIADLHQTAKIKNNHIIFMDKRLEYKVKCNRKFLTFSIKEILVNAMKFSPEHSKIQIIMYPEGSMLNIDIINEIEVDKSGIRGIPKQYSERLFEPFFRMNHTYDERFQEADFGFGIGLNLVQNLAKQIDNIVRISEIKDYSSAELANKIATEIQLPILSRRGEPNITEEDISRTHIVNSSQRD